A single genomic interval of Phocoenobacter uteri harbors:
- the rplB gene encoding 50S ribosomal protein L2 gives MAIVKCKPTSAGRRHVVKIVNAELHKGKPYAPLLDTKSKTGGRNNFGRITTRHIGGGHKQHYRIIDFKRNKLDIVGTVERLEYDPNRSANIALVLYKDGERRYILAPKGLSAGDQVQAGVSAPIKAGNALPMRNIPVGTTVHNVELKPGKGGQIARSAGAYVQIIAREGNYVTLRLRSGEMRKVLAECSATIGEVGNSEHMLRVLGKAGASRWRGIRPTVRGTAMNPVDHPHGGGEGRNFGKHPVTPWGVQTKGKKTRHNKRTDKYIVRRRGK, from the coding sequence ATGGCTATAGTAAAATGTAAGCCGACCTCCGCTGGTCGTCGTCACGTAGTTAAAATTGTTAACGCAGAGCTTCATAAGGGTAAACCTTATGCACCTCTTTTAGATACTAAATCTAAAACTGGTGGTCGTAACAATTTTGGTCGTATTACTACTCGTCACATCGGTGGTGGACATAAACAACACTATCGTATTATTGACTTTAAACGTAACAAACTTGATATCGTAGGTACAGTTGAGCGTTTAGAATACGATCCAAATCGTTCTGCGAATATCGCATTAGTACTTTATAAAGATGGTGAACGCCGTTATATCTTAGCACCAAAAGGTCTTTCTGCTGGTGATCAAGTTCAAGCAGGTGTTTCAGCGCCAATTAAAGCTGGTAATGCATTACCTATGCGTAATATCCCAGTAGGTACAACAGTTCATAACGTAGAATTAAAACCTGGTAAAGGTGGTCAAATTGCTCGTTCTGCTGGTGCTTACGTACAAATTATTGCTCGTGAAGGTAATTATGTAACTTTACGTCTTCGCTCAGGTGAAATGCGTAAAGTATTAGCTGAGTGTTCTGCGACTATCGGTGAAGTAGGTAACTCAGAGCATATGCTTCGCGTCCTTGGTAAAGCTGGTGCAAGCCGTTGGAGAGGTATTCGTCCAACAGTTCGTGGTACCGCAATGAACCCTGTTGATCACCCACACGGTGGTGGTGAAGGTCGTAACTTCGGTAAACACCCAGTTACTCCTTGGGGCGTTCAGACCAAAGGTAAGAAAACTCGTCACAACAAACGTACAGATAAATATATCGTACGTCGTCGTGGCAAGTAA
- a CDS encoding YaiI/YqxD family protein, with the protein MKIYIDADACPKTLRDFICKSVMRTKTTAIFVSNSFINLPRSPFITIKVVEKGFDIADNYIVEVVEKNDLAITSDIPLANDLIDKGVAVINFKGIEYNKDNIKQNLGMRDFMDMMRSTGVLEPSQMGKQKPFSDRDKKMFADTFNRLHTKLLRLNP; encoded by the coding sequence ATGAAAATTTATATAGATGCTGACGCTTGTCCAAAAACATTACGAGATTTTATTTGTAAATCGGTAATGCGAACCAAAACGACTGCAATATTTGTGAGTAATAGTTTTATCAATTTACCACGTTCACCTTTTATTACCATTAAAGTGGTTGAAAAGGGTTTTGATATTGCGGATAACTATATTGTGGAAGTGGTTGAAAAAAATGATTTAGCGATAACCAGTGATATTCCGCTAGCTAATGATCTGATTGACAAAGGCGTGGCGGTAATTAACTTTAAAGGAATAGAGTATAATAAGGATAATATTAAACAGAATTTAGGTATGCGAGATTTTATGGATATGATGCGGAGTACTGGTGTGCTTGAACCATCTCAAATGGGTAAACAAAAGCCTTTTTCTGATAGAGATAAGAAGATGTTTGCCGATACTTTTAATCGATTACATACTAAATTATTAAGATTAAATCCCTAA
- the rpsC gene encoding 30S ribosomal protein S3 yields the protein MGQKVHPNGIRLGIIKPWNSTWFANTQDFADNLEGDFKVRQFLNKELANASVSRITIERPAKSIRVTIHTARPGIVIGKKGEDVEKLRNAVAKIAGVPAQINIAEVKKPELDAKLVADGIASQLERRVMFRRAMKRAVQNAMRLGAKGIKVEVSGRLGGAEIARSEWYREGRVPLHTLRADIDYNTAEALTTYGIIGVKVWIFKGEVLGGMAAVMESEKQPEKQKPRKGSRKGRK from the coding sequence ATGGGTCAAAAAGTACATCCAAATGGTATTCGCCTAGGCATTATTAAGCCTTGGAACTCTACTTGGTTCGCGAATACACAAGATTTCGCTGATAATTTAGAAGGCGATTTCAAAGTCCGTCAATTTTTAAACAAAGAGTTAGCAAATGCTTCAGTTTCACGCATCACTATTGAGCGTCCAGCTAAAAGCATTCGTGTAACTATTCACACAGCTCGTCCAGGTATCGTTATCGGTAAGAAAGGCGAAGATGTTGAAAAATTGAGAAACGCAGTTGCGAAAATCGCAGGTGTTCCAGCTCAAATCAATATCGCTGAAGTGAAAAAACCAGAGCTAGATGCAAAATTAGTTGCAGATGGCATTGCTTCTCAACTAGAACGTCGTGTAATGTTCCGTCGTGCGATGAAACGTGCGGTACAAAACGCAATGCGTTTAGGTGCTAAAGGTATCAAAGTTGAAGTAAGTGGTCGTTTAGGTGGTGCAGAAATCGCACGTTCAGAGTGGTATCGTGAAGGCCGTGTGCCTCTACATACACTTCGTGCAGATATCGATTACAACACTGCAGAAGCTCTCACAACATACGGTATTATCGGTGTTAAAGTGTGGATCTTTAAAGGTGAAGTTCTTGGTGGAATGGCTGCAGTGATGGAATCAGAAAAACAACCTGAAAAGCAGAAACCTCGCAAGGGTTCTCGCAAAGGTCGTAAATAA
- the rplW gene encoding 50S ribosomal protein L23: protein MQEERLLKVLRAPHISEKATNNAEKANTIVFKVALDANKVEIANAVEQLFEVKVASVSTLVVKGKTKRRGVKMGRRSDWKKAYVTLEEGQELDFAGSAE, encoded by the coding sequence ATGCAAGAAGAACGTTTGCTAAAAGTGCTTAGAGCACCACATATCTCTGAAAAAGCGACAAACAACGCAGAAAAAGCGAACACAATCGTATTCAAAGTTGCATTAGATGCTAATAAAGTAGAAATTGCAAATGCGGTTGAACAACTTTTTGAAGTTAAAGTAGCTTCTGTAAGCACTTTGGTAGTTAAAGGTAAAACTAAACGCCGTGGTGTTAAAATGGGTCGTCGTAGTGACTGGAAAAAAGCTTATGTAACACTTGAAGAAGGCCAAGAATTGGACTTCGCAGGTAGTGCAGAGTAA
- the rpoH gene encoding RNA polymerase sigma factor RpoH has translation MSDIQETKLLEVKEKHLPARRDDFANNMLIPQGNLDSYIRMANQYPVLTAEEEKELAERLYYDEDIEAAKQLILSHLRFVVHIARGYMGYGLPLADLIQEGNIGLMKAVKRFNPEIGVRLVSFAVHWVKAEIHEYVLRNWRIVKVATTKAQRKLFFNLRKNKHRLAWFNEDEVNHVANELGVQPSDVKEMESRLTGQDLGFDLSADDDSDDAYSPSMYLEDDNSNFADDIEEEEYGGQATAKLAYALATLDDRSQDIIKTRWLDDNKATLQDLAAKYSISAERVRQLENAALKKIKQAVSFDG, from the coding sequence ATGAGTGATATCCAAGAAACTAAATTGCTTGAAGTAAAAGAAAAGCATCTCCCCGCAAGACGTGATGATTTTGCGAATAATATGCTTATTCCACAAGGTAATTTGGATAGCTATATTCGTATGGCAAATCAATATCCTGTTTTAACCGCCGAAGAAGAAAAAGAGCTGGCTGAGCGTTTATATTATGATGAAGATATTGAAGCCGCGAAGCAATTGATTCTTTCACATCTGCGTTTTGTGGTGCATATTGCTCGTGGTTATATGGGCTATGGCTTGCCATTGGCCGACTTGATCCAAGAAGGCAATATTGGTTTGATGAAGGCAGTAAAACGTTTTAATCCAGAAATTGGGGTACGTTTGGTTTCTTTTGCAGTGCATTGGGTAAAAGCGGAAATTCACGAATATGTGCTTCGAAATTGGCGAATTGTGAAAGTGGCGACAACTAAAGCTCAGCGTAAACTTTTCTTTAATTTACGAAAAAATAAACACCGCTTAGCGTGGTTTAATGAAGATGAAGTGAATCACGTTGCGAATGAATTGGGCGTGCAACCGTCTGATGTAAAAGAGATGGAATCTCGCTTAACAGGGCAAGATCTCGGTTTTGATTTGTCCGCCGATGATGATAGTGATGATGCTTATTCACCTTCTATGTATTTGGAAGATGATAATTCTAATTTTGCGGATGATATTGAAGAAGAAGAATACGGCGGTCAAGCAACGGCAAAATTAGCTTATGCTTTAGCGACCTTAGATGATCGTAGTCAAGATATCATTAAAACACGCTGGTTAGATGATAATAAAGCGACATTACAGGATTTAGCAGCAAAATACAGTATTTCAGCGGAACGAGTGCGTCAGCTAGAAAATGCCGCTTTGAAAAAAATCAAACAAGCCGTTTCTTTCGACGGGTAA
- the rpsJ gene encoding 30S ribosomal protein S10, with protein MQNQRIRIRLKAFDHRLIDQSTAEIVETAKRTGAQVRGPIPLPTRKERFTVLISPHVNKDARDQYEIRTHKRLVDIVEPTEKTVDALMRLDLAAGVDVQISLG; from the coding sequence ATGCAGAACCAAAGAATCCGTATCCGCTTGAAAGCATTTGATCATCGTTTAATTGATCAATCAACAGCGGAGATCGTAGAAACGGCTAAACGTACTGGTGCACAAGTTCGTGGTCCAATTCCTTTACCAACTCGTAAAGAGCGTTTTACAGTATTGATTTCTCCTCACGTAAACAAAGATGCGCGTGACCAATATGAAATCCGTACTCACAAACGTTTGGTTGATATTGTTGAACCAACAGAAAAAACTGTTGATGCACTAATGCGTTTAGATCTAGCTGCTGGCGTTGATGTACAGATCAGTCTAGGTTAA
- the tpiA gene encoding triose-phosphate isomerase translates to MARRPLVMGNWKLNGSKAFTKQLVEGLKAELKDVKGCDVAIAPPVMYLAEAEAALAGQSVIALGSQNVDLKQSGAFTGDISTEMLKDFGAKYIIIGHSERRQYHKESDEFVAQKFGALKEAGLVPVLCIGETEQENEEGKTQEVCQRQIDAVLNTLGVEAFNGAIIAYEPIWAIGTGKSATPEQAQAIHKSIRDHIAAKSQAVADQVIIQYGGSVNDSNAADLFTQPDIDGALVGGASLKADAFAVIVKAAEKAKA, encoded by the coding sequence ATGGCACGTCGTCCACTCGTTATGGGTAACTGGAAATTAAACGGTAGCAAAGCATTCACTAAACAATTAGTTGAAGGCTTAAAAGCGGAATTAAAAGATGTGAAAGGTTGTGATGTTGCAATCGCTCCACCTGTTATGTATTTAGCAGAAGCTGAAGCTGCATTAGCAGGTCAATCTGTGATTGCATTAGGTTCACAAAACGTGGATTTAAAACAATCTGGTGCATTCACTGGTGATATTTCAACTGAAATGTTAAAAGATTTTGGTGCAAAATATATCATTATCGGTCACTCTGAGCGTCGTCAATACCACAAAGAAAGCGATGAATTTGTGGCTCAAAAATTCGGTGCATTAAAAGAAGCAGGTTTAGTGCCTGTGTTATGTATCGGTGAAACTGAGCAAGAAAACGAAGAAGGTAAAACACAAGAAGTTTGCCAACGTCAAATTGATGCAGTGTTAAACACTTTAGGTGTAGAAGCATTCAACGGTGCAATCATTGCTTATGAACCAATTTGGGCAATCGGCACAGGTAAATCTGCAACTCCTGAGCAAGCACAAGCAATTCACAAATCAATCCGTGATCACATCGCTGCAAAATCTCAAGCAGTTGCTGACCAAGTGATCATCCAATACGGTGGTTCTGTAAACGATTCAAACGCAGCAGACTTATTCACGCAACCAGACATTGACGGTGCGTTAGTTGGTGGTGCTTCATTAAAAGCAGACGCATTTGCAGTTATCGTTAAAGCGGCGGAAAAAGCAAAAGCGTAA
- the rplD gene encoding 50S ribosomal protein L4, which produces MELVTKDAGTALTVSETTFGREFNEALVHQVVVAYAAGARQGTRAQKTRAEVSGSGKKPWRQKGTGRARAGNVKSPIWRSGGVTFAAKPQDHSQKVNKKMYRGAIKSILSELVRQERLVVVDKFDVDAPKTKVLVQKLKEMALDDALIITAEVSENLFLAARNLYKVDVRDAQGIDPVSLIAFEKVVITTDAVKQIEEMLA; this is translated from the coding sequence ATGGAATTAGTAACTAAAGATGCAGGAACTGCATTGACTGTTTCTGAAACTACCTTCGGACGTGAGTTTAACGAAGCGTTAGTTCATCAAGTAGTTGTTGCATATGCAGCAGGTGCTCGTCAAGGAACTCGCGCACAAAAAACTCGTGCTGAAGTGTCTGGTTCAGGTAAAAAACCTTGGCGTCAAAAGGGTACTGGTCGTGCTCGTGCAGGTAATGTTAAGTCGCCAATCTGGCGTTCTGGTGGCGTTACTTTCGCAGCTAAACCACAAGACCATAGCCAAAAAGTAAACAAAAAAATGTACCGTGGTGCAATCAAAAGCATTCTTTCTGAATTAGTTCGTCAAGAACGTTTAGTAGTTGTTGATAAATTTGATGTTGATGCGCCTAAAACAAAAGTTTTAGTACAAAAATTAAAAGAAATGGCATTAGATGATGCTTTAATCATCACAGCAGAAGTAAGCGAGAATTTATTCTTAGCTGCTCGTAACTTATATAAAGTTGACGTTCGTGATGCACAAGGTATCGATCCAGTAAGTTTAATTGCTTTTGAAAAAGTAGTTATCACTACTGATGCTGTTAAGCAAATTGAGGAGATGTTAGCATGA
- the deoR gene encoding DNA-binding transcriptional repressor DeoR — protein MSKVNSRIQQLNFLLKKMDKIHLRDAAEILNVSEMTIRRDLSTDSSSVTLLGGYIVKSPQNNHQNNYVILEQETKNIAEKMYVGKLAASQIVENDVVFFDTGSTIPFIASQIPRSLKFTAICCSINTFLILQEYPYCELILCGGSYSRHNNALSPISLSNELDNICTTKAFISTAGVSQSKGITCCYFDEVQTKRKAMNKTEKSILVFEHSKIEKTHQAYICPLNSFDQIITDQPLPETFDTTDIDVLL, from the coding sequence ATGAGTAAAGTAAATTCTCGAATTCAGCAACTTAATTTCTTACTAAAAAAAATGGATAAAATCCATTTACGTGATGCGGCTGAAATCTTAAATGTTTCAGAAATGACAATTCGACGAGATTTGAGTACTGATTCAAGTTCCGTAACCCTGTTAGGGGGATATATTGTTAAATCCCCTCAGAACAATCATCAAAATAACTATGTTATCTTAGAACAAGAAACCAAGAATATTGCGGAAAAAATGTATGTGGGCAAATTGGCCGCATCTCAAATTGTAGAAAATGATGTGGTTTTCTTTGATACGGGTTCTACAATTCCTTTTATTGCCTCTCAAATTCCTCGCTCACTAAAATTTACGGCTATTTGTTGCTCAATAAATACATTTTTAATTTTACAAGAATATCCTTACTGTGAACTGATTTTATGTGGGGGAAGTTACTCTCGTCATAACAACGCATTAAGTCCTATTAGTTTATCCAATGAACTAGACAATATTTGTACCACAAAAGCTTTTATTTCCACAGCGGGTGTAAGTCAATCAAAAGGAATAACCTGTTGTTATTTTGATGAAGTGCAAACCAAACGCAAAGCAATGAATAAAACAGAAAAAAGTATTTTAGTTTTTGAACATTCCAAAATAGAAAAAACGCATCAGGCTTATATTTGCCCATTAAATAGTTTCGATCAAATCATTACTGATCAACCTCTTCCTGAAACGTTTGATACCACAGACATTGATGTACTTCTGTAA
- the rplP gene encoding 50S ribosomal protein L16: MLQPKRTKFRKVHKGRNRGLAAGTDVSFGTYGLKAVGRGRLTARQIEAARRAMTRAVKRQGKIWIRVFPDKPITEKPLEVRMGKGKGNVEYWVALIQPGKVLYEMDGVPEEVARHAFALAAAKLPVKTTFVTKTVM; the protein is encoded by the coding sequence ATGTTACAACCAAAACGCACAAAATTCCGTAAAGTTCACAAAGGTCGTAACCGTGGACTAGCGGCTGGTACTGATGTAAGCTTCGGTACTTATGGTTTAAAAGCAGTTGGCCGTGGTCGTTTAACAGCGCGTCAAATCGAGGCAGCACGTCGTGCAATGACTCGTGCGGTTAAACGTCAAGGTAAAATCTGGATTCGTGTATTCCCAGATAAACCAATTACTGAAAAACCATTAGAGGTCCGTATGGGTAAAGGTAAAGGTAACGTAGAGTACTGGGTAGCCTTAATCCAACCGGGTAAAGTATTATATGAAATGGATGGTGTTCCAGAAGAAGTTGCTCGTCACGCATTTGCGTTAGCGGCAGCTAAACTTCCAGTGAAAACCACATTTGTAACTAAGACGGTGATGTAA
- the rpsS gene encoding 30S ribosomal protein S19, giving the protein MPRSLKKGPFLDLHLLKKVEKAVESGDKKPIKTWSRRSMIIPQMIGLTIAVHNGRQHVPVFISDEMIGHKLGEFAPTRTYRGHVADKKAKK; this is encoded by the coding sequence ATGCCACGTTCTCTCAAGAAGGGTCCTTTCCTTGACCTACACTTGTTGAAGAAGGTAGAGAAGGCGGTGGAAAGCGGGGATAAAAAACCAATCAAAACTTGGTCCCGTCGTTCAATGATCATTCCACAAATGATCGGATTGACCATCGCAGTCCATAATGGTCGTCAGCATGTTCCTGTGTTTATTTCCGATGAAATGATCGGTCATAAACTAGGTGAATTTGCACCGACTCGTACATATCGCGGTCACGTCGCAGATAAGAAAGCTAAGAAATAA
- the rplC gene encoding 50S ribosomal protein L3 → MIGLIGRKVGMTRIFNEDGVSVPVTVIEIEANRVTQVKTLETDGYCAIQVTTGTKKASRVTKPEAGHFVKAGVEAGRGLWEFRTEGETQEFTLGQEIKVDILNDVQKVDVTGTSKGKGFAGGVKRWNFRTQDATHGNSLSHRVLGSIGQCQTPGRVFKGKKMAGHLGAERVTVQSLEVVRVDAERNLLLVKGSVPGAINGNVIVKPAVKA, encoded by the coding sequence ATGATTGGTTTAATCGGTCGTAAAGTTGGTATGACTCGTATCTTCAATGAAGATGGCGTTTCAGTACCAGTTACAGTTATCGAAATCGAAGCCAACCGTGTTACTCAGGTTAAAACCCTTGAAACAGACGGCTACTGTGCAATTCAAGTTACAACTGGTACTAAAAAAGCTAGTCGTGTAACTAAGCCAGAAGCTGGTCATTTCGTAAAAGCAGGTGTTGAAGCTGGTCGCGGTTTATGGGAATTTCGTACTGAAGGTGAAACTCAAGAGTTCACTTTAGGTCAAGAAATCAAAGTGGACATCTTAAATGATGTTCAAAAAGTAGATGTTACTGGTACATCAAAAGGTAAAGGATTCGCTGGCGGTGTTAAACGCTGGAACTTCCGTACTCAAGATGCTACTCACGGTAACTCTTTATCACATCGTGTTCTTGGATCTATTGGTCAATGCCAAACTCCAGGTCGTGTGTTTAAAGGTAAAAAAATGGCTGGACACTTAGGTGCTGAACGTGTAACTGTTCAATCACTTGAAGTTGTTCGTGTTGATGCTGAACGTAACTTACTATTAGTAAAAGGGTCTGTTCCTGGTGCTATCAATGGTAATGTTATTGTTAAACCAGCTGTTAAAGCATAA
- the rpsQ gene encoding 30S ribosomal protein S17: protein MTDKIRTVQGKVVSDKMNKSFTVAIERTVKHPLYGKFMRRTTKLHVHDENNEAKVGDLVEIKECRPLSKTKSWTLVRVVEKAVIVD, encoded by the coding sequence ATGACTGATAAAATTCGTACAGTACAAGGTAAAGTAGTTAGTGACAAAATGAATAAATCATTCACAGTTGCTATTGAACGTACCGTAAAACATCCATTATATGGTAAGTTTATGCGTCGTACTACAAAACTTCACGTACATGATGAAAACAACGAAGCAAAAGTTGGTGATTTAGTAGAAATTAAAGAGTGTCGTCCACTTTCTAAAACTAAATCTTGGACTTTAGTTCGTGTAGTAGAGAAAGCAGTTATTGTTGACTAA
- the rpmC gene encoding 50S ribosomal protein L29 produces the protein MKAQELRSKSVEELNAELVNLLGEQFKLRMQAATGQLQQTHQLKQVRRSIAQVKTVLTEKAGE, from the coding sequence ATGAAAGCTCAAGAACTCCGTAGTAAAAGTGTTGAAGAGCTGAATGCTGAATTGGTTAACTTGTTAGGTGAGCAATTCAAGTTGCGTATGCAAGCAGCCACCGGTCAGCTTCAACAAACCCATCAGTTAAAGCAAGTACGTCGTAGTATTGCACAAGTAAAAACTGTATTGACTGAAAAGGCGGGTGAGTAA
- a CDS encoding KdsC family phosphatase, which translates to MKELAKIKLVITDVDGVLTDGGLYYSAEGEVLKKFHVQDGLGIKMLLTTGTKVAVLSGGDSPLLRKRIDVLKIPYFLLGKMEKRTACLQLIEQAGVTPEETAYIGDDTLDLPAFEICGLAVAVADAPDYIKKQADLILKKAGGQGAFRELSDMLLLSQGKEDVYSTADGFMKVVDQMAQ; encoded by the coding sequence ATGAAAGAATTAGCAAAAATTAAATTAGTGATTACCGATGTCGATGGTGTCTTAACAGACGGCGGACTTTATTACAGTGCAGAAGGTGAGGTTTTAAAAAAATTCCACGTGCAAGACGGGTTAGGCATAAAAATGTTATTAACTACAGGCACGAAGGTCGCGGTACTGTCAGGTGGCGATTCGCCATTATTACGTAAACGCATTGATGTATTAAAAATACCTTATTTTTTGTTAGGAAAAATGGAAAAACGCACCGCGTGTTTACAACTTATTGAGCAAGCAGGCGTCACTCCAGAAGAAACCGCTTATATTGGTGATGATACCCTAGATTTACCTGCCTTCGAGATTTGTGGCTTGGCGGTTGCCGTAGCTGATGCACCTGATTATATTAAAAAACAAGCGGATTTAATTCTTAAAAAAGCGGGTGGGCAAGGTGCGTTTCGTGAGCTGTCTGATATGTTGTTACTTTCACAGGGTAAGGAAGATGTTTATAGTACCGCAGATGGTTTTATGAAAGTGGTCGATCAAATGGCACAATAA
- the rplV gene encoding 50S ribosomal protein L22, whose protein sequence is METIAKHRYARTSAQKARLVADLIRGKSVAQALEILTYTNKKASDLVKKVLESAIANAEHNDGADVDDLKVAKIFVDEGPSMKRVMPRAKGRADRILKRTSHITVVVSDR, encoded by the coding sequence ATGGAAACAATAGCAAAACATCGTTACGCTCGTACTTCTGCACAAAAAGCTCGCTTAGTTGCTGATTTAATTCGCGGTAAAAGCGTTGCACAAGCGTTAGAGATTTTAACTTACACTAATAAAAAAGCGTCAGATTTAGTGAAAAAAGTTTTAGAATCTGCTATTGCGAATGCAGAGCATAATGACGGTGCAGATGTAGACGATCTAAAAGTTGCGAAGATTTTTGTAGATGAAGGTCCTAGCATGAAACGTGTAATGCCACGTGCAAAAGGTCGTGCAGATCGTATTTTAAAACGTACTAGCCACATCACTGTGGTTGTGTCAGATCGTTAA
- the uhpC gene encoding MFS transporter family glucose-6-phosphate receptor UhpC gives MAIFREDPDLPVTKSQEEIDQTYRFYRLQLMIVSYIGYAVFYFTRKGFNFVMPAMLTDLGLEKADIGMMGTVFYLTYGASKFLSGVIGDRSNPRYFMGIGLMITGVVNILFGLSSSVFMFITLWMINAFFQGWGWPPCAKILNTWYSRNERGLWWAIWNTSHNLGGAIIPLIAGTVTLYWGWRYGMIIPGIIAIVVGLGLCVFLRDRPRSMGLPTVGEWRGDEAEKEHESEGIGLSTWEILKSYVFKNKIIWALALSYCLVYIVRTGINDWGNLYLIETRGYDILQANASVSFFEVGGFIGALFAGWGSDKFFKGNRTQMNIIYVVGIIAVASSMWLLPTHNGYIMSALFFFMGFFIFGPQFLIAMAAAENSHKNAAGASTGFVSLFAYIGASIAGLPLSLIIEHFKWNGFFGTLFVISVVCASLLVLVYILQRSRNKHLAS, from the coding sequence ATGGCTATTTTTAGAGAAGATCCAGATTTGCCTGTAACAAAATCACAGGAAGAAATCGATCAAACTTATCGCTTCTACCGTTTACAGTTAATGATAGTGAGCTATATTGGTTATGCTGTTTTCTATTTTACTCGCAAAGGATTCAACTTTGTTATGCCTGCAATGCTAACGGATTTAGGGTTAGAAAAAGCAGATATTGGTATGATGGGAACGGTATTTTATCTTACCTATGGTGCGTCTAAATTCCTGTCTGGTGTTATTGGTGATCGCTCAAATCCTCGCTATTTTATGGGAATTGGGTTGATGATTACAGGGGTTGTAAATATCCTATTTGGATTGAGTTCCTCTGTCTTTATGTTTATTACTCTATGGATGATCAATGCGTTCTTCCAAGGCTGGGGCTGGCCACCTTGTGCGAAGATTTTAAATACGTGGTATTCTCGTAATGAACGTGGTTTATGGTGGGCGATTTGGAATACGTCCCATAATCTGGGTGGTGCAATTATTCCACTTATTGCAGGTACGGTAACCCTTTATTGGGGCTGGCGTTATGGAATGATTATTCCGGGAATTATCGCGATTGTGGTTGGATTAGGATTGTGCGTGTTTTTGCGTGACCGTCCAAGATCAATGGGATTACCAACAGTGGGTGAATGGCGTGGCGATGAAGCAGAGAAAGAACACGAAAGTGAGGGTATTGGACTTTCTACGTGGGAAATTTTGAAAAGCTATGTCTTTAAAAATAAAATTATCTGGGCATTGGCATTATCTTATTGCTTAGTGTATATCGTACGCACAGGGATCAATGATTGGGGTAACCTTTACCTCATAGAAACGCGTGGTTATGATATTCTACAAGCCAATGCGAGTGTCTCTTTCTTTGAAGTTGGCGGATTTATTGGTGCGTTATTTGCTGGTTGGGGATCCGATAAATTCTTCAAAGGTAATAGAACCCAAATGAATATTATTTATGTAGTGGGCATTATTGCTGTTGCCTCTTCTATGTGGTTATTACCAACTCATAACGGTTATATCATGTCAGCCTTATTCTTCTTTATGGGCTTCTTTATTTTCGGACCACAATTCTTGATCGCAATGGCAGCTGCGGAAAACTCACACAAAAATGCAGCAGGTGCTTCAACGGGCTTTGTAAGTTTATTTGCGTATATTGGTGCTTCTATTGCTGGTTTGCCTCTTTCTTTAATTATTGAACACTTTAAATGGAATGGCTTTTTCGGGACATTATTTGTCATTTCAGTGGTGTGTGCGTCGTTATTAGTGCTGGTGTATATTTTACAGCGTAGCCGCAATAAACATTTAGCAAGTTAA